Sequence from the Panicum virgatum strain AP13 chromosome 5N, P.virgatum_v5, whole genome shotgun sequence genome:
tgaactgtactaaccgcatgccgggagtaggaggtagtcgaaaccagtaagcctagtactgcctcgcttcgaaagtacagaacttcatcaccaccccttagggcgagtcgagtagtcgcggagaaacgggatgcatatgtttacttttggtggtctctcgttgagctcggctgactatatgtaggtggggcggttctgtagttcgaggtggggaggggaagggttggtgcgtgtggtccgacggggcttttgcgtgccgtgttggttaggtccaccttgcaaggttaaatcgaatcgattcaccgtcagtcgctctcggttatgagcaccttggtcactgcgtcgcatcgtagtgttGTGATGGAATAATAGTTATACCTATGGTGATGCACACAATGAATTATTATTTATTGCTCCACTATATTCGCTCTAGATTTGGTTATGTAAATATTAGAATatgattaatttatatagaacttgggctaaaataagaaaagtaaggaattactttagtcgcttttatgcaaaataaccaccagaccaaaagccttgcatgtctagatatctGGGTTGGGGatggcacacacacacacacacacacatatatatatatatatatatatatatatatatatatatatatatatatatatatatcatatatCTGAAACGTGGTTAAATGGATAACATGGATTTAATTGGCAAATTAAGTTTTAGTATACCATTTTTTTGTTGTAATCAATTTGGTGTGCCAGGGGATGTAAAGAATATTATGGCAACAAAGTAGGATATCATTGCCCTAGAAGTCAACCAGAAGCATGTATCAGGTTTGCATTAACTCAAGACCAAAAAGAATTATCATTGGCCAGAGGCAGAACCACTATTATCTCAAGTACTCATAGAAAAATGTCTTGTGAACATAATTCTTCAATTCCAATTTTTGACCTTTCCCCATCCTTCCATCCAAAAGTTCTCTGCATGCAACTCTAGTGTGCATGCTGTCTTTTTCAGTCAGTGGACAAATCGCACTACCACCTATCCAACTACAGTCTGAGATagctttttttttggtttgCCTATGTGAATTACGAATTTATATATGATAGGCACTAGGCAGTAGCTCTTGGCGAGATTTTTCTTTCATCCATGTTGAATTTGCAAGAGTTAACCAATGCCCGAGCGAGTCAGAAGATTTAACCTGGGCAATTCTTCCTTCATTGGCGTGCAAGTTCGTGGTGCCGATCCCTGCAGGTCTGGCGCCGGAgcaggcggcgctgctgctgtgcGCGGGCGTGACGGTGTACAGCCCGCTGAAGCACTTCGGGCTGACGGCCCCGGGCCTCCGCGGCGGCATCCTGGGGCTCAGCGGCGTGGGCCACATGGGCGTGAAGGTGGCGAAGGCGATGGGCCACCACGTGACGGGGATCAGCTCGTCGTCCCGGAAGGGCGCGGAGAAGATGGACGACCTGGGCGCGGACGCGTACCTGGTGAGCTCCAacgcggaggccatggcggcggccgccgactCGCTAGACTACATTAGGATGCGGTGGAGCCAGATCAGGAGGCGGAACCCTCCACGGTGGAGAAGATTGAAATCGAGGCAGGGGCTGACGAAGGAGAGAAAGGTAGACGCGGGTTGGCGGTGTCGCCGCCGGTGGCTGTTTCGTTAGGGTTGGGGACGGGATTGCCATGCGGTTGGAGGAGGACGCCGGTGGCCATGGGAGTGTCTTCAGGGCACAGGGCGGAGCAGGAGGCTAGCGTCGGCAGGTTGGATGAAGCTACCGGTGGCGCGGAAGGCGAGCGGAGGACGGGAGGAGGCAAAGCTTGTTTAGCGCTGGATTTGATCGTGTCTCAACTCTCAAGGATGGTTTGTGACTCGTGATGGGAGGCATGGAGAAGGCGAGGGGTCGGAGGATGGCAGGAGCCACAGCGTGTCGATTTGTTCGCGAGGCAAGGATGACGCACCTGTACACGCGTCTGTACACGCGTCGATGCAGCTCAAGCGAGCGATTGCAGCCCTGTCAGCGCGATTTGATGACTGAGCCAAGGCGTAGTCTACACGCGACCCAGCACAGGTGAACAGGACGGTGAGGCCTCCAAATCTTCGAGCGATATAGGTAGACATATATATGCGCGCGTGCCGTCACGTGCACGTACAAGGTCGCGCGGCACGCACCGAACTACTGTACATACTGTACCGTACAgcatatatgtatacatatggTAGGAAGCTAGCATCAGATGCTACATGCTAGAGGTATGTAGCACTGTAGTAAGTAGAAGAAGTACGTGGATACCAGTCGGACGTACGTACGTGTAATCCTTGCGTGCCGGTACATGATTATATTCTATGATATTGATCCACATTTTTTGAATTCCTACTAGATGTCCATCCCTTTCTTGTTGCCCTTGTCGAGGAGGATCGTTCAAAAATGACAAATAAGAAGAGATGTGCAGCCCGGCCCAGGCAGAGCCCGTTTGATGTGGCCCAAGCTA
This genomic interval carries:
- the LOC120675709 gene encoding uncharacterized protein LOC120675709, whose protein sequence is MASALELTRYASAPRSSIFSAPFRDDELIPVTWWPIAFATFTPMWPTPLSPRMPPRRPGAVSPKCFSGLYTVTPAHSSSAACSGARPAGIGTTNLHANEGRIAQVKSSDSLGHWLTLANSTWMKEKSRQELLPSAYHI